From Coffea arabica cultivar ET-39 chromosome 2e, Coffea Arabica ET-39 HiFi, whole genome shotgun sequence, the proteins below share one genomic window:
- the LOC113723862 gene encoding uncharacterized protein, protein MCGTGKPPRGLKICCGITTVLLITVIVVGLVLFLTVLKPRKPKITTQSVTLDSIKWVVIPVFHLNITLGIVVIVDNPNYGSFKYDNSTVFVTYRGIPAAQAPIQQDTIPARAKHDVGTTVVVVVDNFSSNPYFLVDLTSGSLNFSSTTSLHGKATVLKILKIKTTTFTTCDISVNVQAQNASSVCHSEAKYKL, encoded by the coding sequence ATGTGTGGCACAGGCAAGCCTCCAAGAGGTCTAAAAATATGCTGTGGTATCACTACAGTTCTTCTGATCACTGTAATAGTGGTTGGCTTGGTCTTATTTCTTACAGTCCTCAAGCCCAgaaaaccaaaaatcacaacTCAATCTGTCACCCTGGATTCTATCAAATGGGTAGTAATACCTGTGTTCCACCTCAATATTACCCTAGGCATAGTGGTTATAGTTGATAATCCCAACTATGGAAGCTTTAAGTATGACAACAGCACAGTTTTTGTGACCTATAGAGGCATTCCTGCGGCTCAAGCACCAATTCAACAAGACACAATTCCCGCTAGAGCAAAGCATGACGTTGGCACAACTGTTGTGGTTGTAGTGGATAATTTCTCCTCAAATCCTTATTTCTTGGTGGATCTTACTTCTGGCAGCTTAAACTTCAGTTCAACAACTTCCTTGCATGGTAAAGCAACGGTGCTCAAAATCTTGAAAATCAAGACAACCACTTTTACCACTTGTGACATCTCTGTAAATGTGCAGGCTCAGAATGCATCTTCTGTCTGTCATTCAGAGGCTAAGTATAAACTCTAA